In the Malaya genurostris strain Urasoe2022 chromosome 1, Malgen_1.1, whole genome shotgun sequence genome, one interval contains:
- the LOC131426049 gene encoding deubiquitinase OTUD6B: MSEEQSSNATVEDEETLLARHRKEKKELVAKVQSLKKAKVDKKRKKEIQEEIVCMEAELEARHADELNQLNALKISEISVATPKTESAESQVEDKQPKLSKAQRRREKKSQEGKDREAQIKAEEALHRDSPRILEDRKIVELLAKRGLAPFPVPADGDCLYNAVKHQLSQIGVHDYETADLRQLAADYIETNQDNLIHYMTNPETENILSVDEFRKYCFQIRNTKVWGGEIEVKALSSSLKCPIEIIQASGTSPVHGEDGDPERKLVLTYHRHMYRLGEHYNSTVTIRANDDKDEGENEQSDD; the protein is encoded by the coding sequence ATGAGCGAAGAACAGTCATCCAATGCCACCGTTGAAGATGAGGAAACCTTACTTGCACGCCATCGCAAAGAGAAAAAAGAACTGGTGGCCAAAGTGCAATCCCTTAAAAAAGCCAAAGTGGACAAAAAGCGGAAAAAAGAAATACAAGAGGAAATTGTCTGTATGGAAGCAGAATTAGAGGCCAGACATGCCGACGAATTGAATCAGTTGAATGCGTTGAAAATTAGTGAAATATCAGTCGCTACTCCGAAAACGGAATCCGCCGAATCGCAGGTCGAAGATAAACAACCGAAATTATCAAAGGCCCAGCGGAGGCGGGAAAAGAAATCACAGGAAGGTAAAGATCGGGAGGCCCAGATTAAAGCAGAGGAAGCATTACATAGAGACTCTCCCCGCATTCTGGAGGATAGGAAAATCGTTGAACTACTCGCAAAGCGGGGTCTCGCTCCTTTCCCGGTACCGGCCGACGGTGATTGTTTGTACAACGCCGTCAAACATCAACTTTCTCAGATAGGTGTGCACGATTACGAAACGGCCGATTTGCGACAGCTGGCGGCCGACTACATCGAAACGAACCAGGACAATTTGATACATTACATGACCAACCCGGAAACGGAAAACATTCTGAGTGTGGACGAGTTCCggaaatactgtttccaaatTCGTAACACCAAAGTGTGGGGTGGCGAAATCGAAGTTAAAGCTCTGTCCAGCAGCCTAAAGTGTCCCATCGAAATAATACAGGCCAGTGGTACCTCGCCGGTTCACGGCGAGGATGGAGATCCCGAGCGAAAATTGGTGCTCACCTATCACCGGCACATGTACCGTCTAGGAGAGCACTACAATTCCACGGTTACGATTCGAGCGAACGATGATAAGGATGAGGGTGAAAATGAGCAGAGTGACGATTAA